In the Osmerus eperlanus chromosome 27, fOsmEpe2.1, whole genome shotgun sequence genome, one interval contains:
- the LOC134013923 gene encoding palmitoyltransferase ZDHHC23-A-like isoform X5 encodes MKKEKFNPPEPDDPMCCCECDVDPCGCCCDSEDLDEACNRCLKAKLQNTPPVLDRLRLPLLSDDRQVEISMVPALMLLPVLLHVAALHFLLGIIILTAMPGLVLWYYYATHKKKRRTLFFLTLALYSLAYMYYLFLTEIVPRGDVSHLQLGTVTVGVVLTLVSLIRTKRGPGFVKPSFDDADSLNTTHGQELNRGSDHHVNGAGQCEVSDTSVGAVRLPAEAVPGERGRCPVCKVTRPPRAGHCRICGACVLRLDHHCVCSIVTGGLLHLLVLQLVNVSYNVTEREAQIALRNRTSQSRLCGLVVDTGVYSRGFLRNWTEFLTMGEPAILSSKHTNLV; translated from the exons ATGAAAAAGGAGAAGTTTAACCCCCCAGAACCGGACGATCCGATGTGCTGCTGTGAGTGTGACGTCGACCCATGCGGATGCTGCTGTGACAGTGAGGATCTGGATGAAGCCTGCAACAG ATGTCTAAAGGCCAAGCTCCAAAACACACCACCTGTGCTGGATCGCCTGAGGCTGCCCCTGCTGTCAGATGACCGGCAGGTTGAGATCTCCATGGTTCCTGCTCTGATGCTGCTGCCTGTCCTTCTGCACGTGGCAGCCTTGCATTTCTTGCTGGGCATCATCATCCTGACTGCCATGCCCGGCCTGGTGCTGTGGTACTATTACGCAACGCACAAGAAGAAGAGACGCACCCTGTTCTTCCTCACCCTGGCACTCTACTCCCTGGCGTACATGTACTACCTCTTCCTCACAGAAATAGTACCGCGTGGGGATGTTAGTCACTTGCAGCTGGGAACTGTGACCGTCGGGGTAGTTCTCACCCTGGTCTCCCTTATCCGTACCAAGAGAGGGCCTGGATTCGTGAAGCCTTCATTCGATGATGCCGACAGTCTGAACACCACTCACGGCCAAGAGCTCAATAGAGGCTCTGACCACCACGTCAATGGAGCCGGCCAGTGTGAGGTGTCTGACACCAGTGTTGGAGCTGTGAGGCTGCCGGCTGAGGCTGTcccgggggagagaggcagatgtCCGGTGTGCAAAGTGACTCGCCCCCCGAGGGCGGGACATTGTCGCATCTGTGGCGCCTGTGTTCTCCGCCTGGACCATCACTGTGTCTG CAGCATCGTCACGGGAGGACTGCTACACCTACTCGTGCTGCAGCTGGTAAACGTCAGCTACAACGTGACAGAGCGGGAGGCACAGATTGCTTTGAGGAACAGAACAAGCCAAAGCCGCCTGTGTGGCCTGGTGGTGGACACAGGTGTTTACTCACGCGGCTTCTTGCGTAACTGGACAGAGTTCCTGACCATGGGAGAGCCTGCAATACTctcctccaaacacacaaatCTGGTTTAG
- the LOC134013923 gene encoding palmitoyltransferase ZDHHC23-A-like isoform X4 codes for MKKEKFNPPEPDDPMCCCECDVDPCGCCCDSEDLDEACNRCLKAKLQNTPPVLDRLRLPLLSDDRQVEISMVPALMLLPVLLHVAALHFLLGIIILTAMPGLVLWYYYATHKKKRRTLFFLTLALYSLAYMYYLFLTEIVPRGDVSHLQLGTVTVGVVLTLVSLIRTKRGPGFVKPSFDDADSLNTTHGQELNRGSDHHVNGAGQCEVSDTSVGAVRLPAEAVPGERGRCPVCKVTRPPRAGHCRICGACVLRLDHHCVCSALCFTCAWYSSIVTGGLLHLLVLQLVNVSYNVTEREAQIALRNRTSQSRLCGLVVDTGVYSRGFLRNWTEFLTMGEPAILSSKHTNLV; via the exons ATGAAAAAGGAGAAGTTTAACCCCCCAGAACCGGACGATCCGATGTGCTGCTGTGAGTGTGACGTCGACCCATGCGGATGCTGCTGTGACAGTGAGGATCTGGATGAAGCCTGCAACAG ATGTCTAAAGGCCAAGCTCCAAAACACACCACCTGTGCTGGATCGCCTGAGGCTGCCCCTGCTGTCAGATGACCGGCAGGTTGAGATCTCCATGGTTCCTGCTCTGATGCTGCTGCCTGTCCTTCTGCACGTGGCAGCCTTGCATTTCTTGCTGGGCATCATCATCCTGACTGCCATGCCCGGCCTGGTGCTGTGGTACTATTACGCAACGCACAAGAAGAAGAGACGCACCCTGTTCTTCCTCACCCTGGCACTCTACTCCCTGGCGTACATGTACTACCTCTTCCTCACAGAAATAGTACCGCGTGGGGATGTTAGTCACTTGCAGCTGGGAACTGTGACCGTCGGGGTAGTTCTCACCCTGGTCTCCCTTATCCGTACCAAGAGAGGGCCTGGATTCGTGAAGCCTTCATTCGATGATGCCGACAGTCTGAACACCACTCACGGCCAAGAGCTCAATAGAGGCTCTGACCACCACGTCAATGGAGCCGGCCAGTGTGAGGTGTCTGACACCAGTGTTGGAGCTGTGAGGCTGCCGGCTGAGGCTGTcccgggggagagaggcagatgtCCGGTGTGCAAAGTGACTCGCCCCCCGAGGGCGGGACATTGTCGCATCTGTGGCGCCTGTGTTCTCCGCCTGGACCATCACTGTGTCTG CTCTGCCCTTTGCTTCACCTGTGCCTGGTACAGCAGCATCGTCACGGGAGGACTGCTACACCTACTCGTGCTGCAGCTGGTAAACGTCAGCTACAACGTGACAGAGCGGGAGGCACAGATTGCTTTGAGGAACAGAACAAGCCAAAGCCGCCTGTGTGGCCTGGTGGTGGACACAGGTGTTTACTCACGCGGCTTCTTGCGTAACTGGACAGAGTTCCTGACCATGGGAGAGCCTGCAATACTctcctccaaacacacaaatCTGGTTTAG
- the zgc:153704 gene encoding lipocalin-like, with the protein MANLLLGALGVLLCSLVVSTEVTPQGDFNVQRMAGKWYLIGFATDAQWFVNHRSSMKMGTAILTPTANGDLDMAYASLNSDGSCWRMSHLAQKTDVSGKFIFKSERWNNENDMRVVDVKYDEYALIHTIKTKGGVTTTLNKLYGRGTDLSPDLLDKFRQFSVEVGILPENIAILPKNDECSA; encoded by the exons ATGGCAAATCTGCTCCTGGGAGCACTGGGAGTCCTTCTCTGCTCTCTGGTTGTCTCGACGGAGGTCACTCCCCAAGGAGACTTCAACGTGCAACGG ATGGCTGGGAAGTGGTATCTGATTGGCTTCGCCACTGATGCCCAGTGGTTTGTGAACCACAGGAGTAGCATGAAGATGGGCACCGCCATTCTGACACCCACTGCCAACGGGGACTTAGACATGGCGTACGCCAGCCTGAA TTCTGACGGCTCTTGCTGGAGAATGTCCCACTTGGCTCAGAAAACGGACGTGAGTGGAAAGTTCATCTTCAAGAGCGAAC GCTGGAATAATGAAAACGACATGCGTGTGGTTGATGTGAAGTACGATGAGTACGCCCTCATCCACACTATCAAGACCAAGGGGGGCGTTACTACCACTCTCAATAAACTCTACG GCCGTGGGACTGACTTGAGCCCAGACCTGTTGGATAAGTTCAGGCAGTTCTCCGTGGAAGTTGGAATCCTGCCAGAGAACATCGCTATCCTCCCCAAAAATG ATGAGTGTAGTGCCTGA
- the LOC134013923 gene encoding palmitoyltransferase ZDHHC23-A-like isoform X2, translating to MKKEKFNPPEPDDPMCCCECDVDPCGCCCDSEDLDEACNRCLKAKLQNTPPVLDRLRLPLLSDDRQVEISMVPALMLLPVLLHVAALHFLLGIIILTAMPGLVLWYYYATHKKKRRTLFFLTLALYSLAYMYYLFLTEIVPRGDVSHLQLGTVTVGVVLTLVSLIRTKRGPGFVKPSFDDADSLNTTHGQELNRGSDHHVNGAGQCEVSDTSVGAVRLPAEAVPGERGRCPVCKVTRPPRAGHCRICGACVLRLDHHCVWINSCVGQANHRSFLMTLLVFLLTCLYGISLVLRSVCPRQYLLTALLYCPGVYNHYSSIVTGGLLHLLVLQLVNVSYNVTEREAQIALRNRTSQSRLCGLVVDTGVYSRGFLRNWTEFLTMGEPAILSSKHTNLV from the exons ATGAAAAAGGAGAAGTTTAACCCCCCAGAACCGGACGATCCGATGTGCTGCTGTGAGTGTGACGTCGACCCATGCGGATGCTGCTGTGACAGTGAGGATCTGGATGAAGCCTGCAACAG ATGTCTAAAGGCCAAGCTCCAAAACACACCACCTGTGCTGGATCGCCTGAGGCTGCCCCTGCTGTCAGATGACCGGCAGGTTGAGATCTCCATGGTTCCTGCTCTGATGCTGCTGCCTGTCCTTCTGCACGTGGCAGCCTTGCATTTCTTGCTGGGCATCATCATCCTGACTGCCATGCCCGGCCTGGTGCTGTGGTACTATTACGCAACGCACAAGAAGAAGAGACGCACCCTGTTCTTCCTCACCCTGGCACTCTACTCCCTGGCGTACATGTACTACCTCTTCCTCACAGAAATAGTACCGCGTGGGGATGTTAGTCACTTGCAGCTGGGAACTGTGACCGTCGGGGTAGTTCTCACCCTGGTCTCCCTTATCCGTACCAAGAGAGGGCCTGGATTCGTGAAGCCTTCATTCGATGATGCCGACAGTCTGAACACCACTCACGGCCAAGAGCTCAATAGAGGCTCTGACCACCACGTCAATGGAGCCGGCCAGTGTGAGGTGTCTGACACCAGTGTTGGAGCTGTGAGGCTGCCGGCTGAGGCTGTcccgggggagagaggcagatgtCCGGTGTGCAAAGTGACTCGCCCCCCGAGGGCGGGACATTGTCGCATCTGTGGCGCCTGTGTTCTCCGCCTGGACCATCACTGTGTCTG gataaacagctgtgtaggcCAGGCCAACCATCGCAGTTTCCTGATGACCCTCCTGGTCTTCCTACTAACCTGTCTATATGGGATCAGTCTGGTGCTCCGTAGCGTGTGTCCACGCCAGTACCTTCTCACTGCCCTGCTCTACTGCCCAGGTGTCTACAATCACTACAG CAGCATCGTCACGGGAGGACTGCTACACCTACTCGTGCTGCAGCTGGTAAACGTCAGCTACAACGTGACAGAGCGGGAGGCACAGATTGCTTTGAGGAACAGAACAAGCCAAAGCCGCCTGTGTGGCCTGGTGGTGGACACAGGTGTTTACTCACGCGGCTTCTTGCGTAACTGGACAGAGTTCCTGACCATGGGAGAGCCTGCAATACTctcctccaaacacacaaatCTGGTTTAG
- the LOC134013925 gene encoding thiosulfate:glutathione sulfurtransferase-like has translation MFVLGVCSFACLALSLTLGEETHDGVWQCTGAVDSQCSKPYGVDLGTTDSEVSYEQLKAILSGGNVQLFDVRDPDEFIDGRIPGSVNLPLGELQEDLRLSPGQFHQMFGVSPPQKDDTNIVLYCQRGRRSASALNTMSGLGFNRVRHYAGGYADWVQREQQ, from the exons ATGTTCGTTCTTGGGGTTTGCTCATTTGCTTGCTTGGCGCTATCACTGACCTTAGGTGAAGAGACGCACGATGGAGTTTGGCAGTGTACCGGTGCGGTCGACAGCCAGTGTTCTAAACCATACGGAGTAGATCTTGGAACCACAG ATTCAGAGGTGTCTTATGAGCAGCTGAAAGCCATTTTGTCCGGTGGCAATGTCCAACTGTTTGATGTCCGTGATCCAGATGAGTTTATTGACGGGAGGATTCCAGGTTCTGTAAACCTCCCAC TTGGAGAACTCCAGGAGGATTTGAGACTGAGCCCAGGTCAGTTTCATCAGATGTTTGGAGTATCACCTCCTCAGAAGGATGACACCAACATTGTGCTCTATTGCCAAAGAGGGCGTCGGAGTGCAAGCGCGCTTAACACAATGTCGGGTCTGGGCTTTAACAG GGTTCGTCATTATGCTGGAGGGTACGCTGATTGGGTCCAGCGTGAACAGCAGTGA
- the LOC134013923 gene encoding palmitoyltransferase ZDHHC23-A-like isoform X3 produces MKKEKFNPPEPDDPMCCCECDVDPCGCCCDSEDLDEACNRCLKAKLQNTPPVLDRLRLPLLSDDRQVEISMVPALMLLPVLLHVAALHFLLGIIILTAMPGLVLWYYYATHKKKRRTLFFLTLALYSLAYMYYLFLTEIVPRGDVSHLQLGTVTVGVVLTLVSLIRTKRGPGFVKPSFDDADSLNTTHGQELNRGSDHHVNGAGQCEVSDTSVGAVRLPAEAVPGERGRCPVCKVTRPPRAGHCRICGACVLRLDHHCVWINSCVGQANHRSFLMTLLVFLLTCLYGISLVLRSVCPRQYLLTALLYCPGVYNHYSIVTGGLLHLLVLQLVNVSYNVTEREAQIALRNRTSQSRLCGLVVDTGVYSRGFLRNWTEFLTMGEPAILSSKHTNLV; encoded by the exons ATGAAAAAGGAGAAGTTTAACCCCCCAGAACCGGACGATCCGATGTGCTGCTGTGAGTGTGACGTCGACCCATGCGGATGCTGCTGTGACAGTGAGGATCTGGATGAAGCCTGCAACAG ATGTCTAAAGGCCAAGCTCCAAAACACACCACCTGTGCTGGATCGCCTGAGGCTGCCCCTGCTGTCAGATGACCGGCAGGTTGAGATCTCCATGGTTCCTGCTCTGATGCTGCTGCCTGTCCTTCTGCACGTGGCAGCCTTGCATTTCTTGCTGGGCATCATCATCCTGACTGCCATGCCCGGCCTGGTGCTGTGGTACTATTACGCAACGCACAAGAAGAAGAGACGCACCCTGTTCTTCCTCACCCTGGCACTCTACTCCCTGGCGTACATGTACTACCTCTTCCTCACAGAAATAGTACCGCGTGGGGATGTTAGTCACTTGCAGCTGGGAACTGTGACCGTCGGGGTAGTTCTCACCCTGGTCTCCCTTATCCGTACCAAGAGAGGGCCTGGATTCGTGAAGCCTTCATTCGATGATGCCGACAGTCTGAACACCACTCACGGCCAAGAGCTCAATAGAGGCTCTGACCACCACGTCAATGGAGCCGGCCAGTGTGAGGTGTCTGACACCAGTGTTGGAGCTGTGAGGCTGCCGGCTGAGGCTGTcccgggggagagaggcagatgtCCGGTGTGCAAAGTGACTCGCCCCCCGAGGGCGGGACATTGTCGCATCTGTGGCGCCTGTGTTCTCCGCCTGGACCATCACTGTGTCTG gataaacagctgtgtaggcCAGGCCAACCATCGCAGTTTCCTGATGACCCTCCTGGTCTTCCTACTAACCTGTCTATATGGGATCAGTCTGGTGCTCCGTAGCGTGTGTCCACGCCAGTACCTTCTCACTGCCCTGCTCTACTGCCCAGGTGTCTACAATCACTACAG CATCGTCACGGGAGGACTGCTACACCTACTCGTGCTGCAGCTGGTAAACGTCAGCTACAACGTGACAGAGCGGGAGGCACAGATTGCTTTGAGGAACAGAACAAGCCAAAGCCGCCTGTGTGGCCTGGTGGTGGACACAGGTGTTTACTCACGCGGCTTCTTGCGTAACTGGACAGAGTTCCTGACCATGGGAGAGCCTGCAATACTctcctccaaacacacaaatCTGGTTTAG
- the LOC134013898 gene encoding V-type proton ATPase catalytic subunit A translates to MDTSKLPKIRDEERESEFGYVHGVSGPVVTATAMAGAAMYELVRVGHSELVGEIIRLEGDMATIQVYEETSGVSVGDPVLRTGKPLSVELGPGIMGSIFDGIQRPLKDINDLTQSIYIPRGVNIGALNRDLKWEFSPGQSLRVGSHITGGDIYGMVFENSLIKHKLMLPPRNRGTVTYLAPPGNYDVSDVVLELEFEGVKDKFTMMQVWPVRQIRPVTEKLPANHPLLTGQRVLDALFPCVQGGTTAIPGAFGCGKTVISQSLSKYSNSDVIVYVGCGERGNEMSEVLRDFPELTMEVDGKVESIMKRTALVANTSNMPVAAREASIYTGITLSEYFRDMGYHVSMMADSTSRWAEALREISGRLAEMPADSGYPAYLGARLASFYERAGRVKCLGNPEREGSVSIVGAVSPPGGDFSDPVTSATLGIVQVFWGLDKKLAQRKHFPSVNWLISYSKYTRALDEYYDKHFPEFVPLRTKAKEILQEEEDLAEIVQLVGKASLAETDKITLEVAKLIKDDFLQQNGYTPYDRFCPFYKTVGILSNMIAFYDMARHAVETTSQSDNKITWSIIRENMGEVLYKISSMKFKDPVKDGEAKIKADYAQLLEDMQNSFRSLED, encoded by the exons ATGGATACTTCCAAGCTTCCTAAGATCCGTGATGAGGAGCGGGAGAGCGAGTTTGGATATGTCCATGGGGTTTCAGGTCCAG tggttacagcaacGGCCATGGCAGGAGCGGCCATGTATGAGCTGGTCCGTGTTGGTCACAGTGAGCTGGTGGGAGAAATCATCCGTTTAGAGGGAGACATGGCCACCATTCAAGTCTACGAGGAGACTT CTGGTGTGTCTGTCGGAGACCCTGTCCTCAGGACAGGAAAACCTCTTTCTGTAGAGTTGGGGCCGGGAATCATGGGTTCCATCTTTGACGGTATTCAGCGCCCGCTGAAGGACATCAATGACCTCACTCAGAGTATCTACATTCCCAGAGGGGTTAACATTGGAGCCCTCAACAGAGACCTTAAATGGGAGTTTTCTCCTGGACAGAGCCTCAGA GTTGGGAGTCACATTACCGGAGGGGATATTTATGGCATGGTGTTTGAGAACTCCCTGATCAAGCACAAGCTCATGCTTCCACCACGGAACAGAGGCACGGTCACTTACCTGGCCCCACCTGGAAATTACGATGTTTCT GATGTAGTGCTGGAACTGGAGTTTGAAGGAGTAAAGGACAAGTTCACCATGATGCAAGTTTGGCCCGTACGACAAATTCGTCCTGTCACAGAGAAGTTACCTGCCAATCATCCTCTGCTTACTGGCCAGAGAGTTCTGGACGCCCTTTTCCC CTGTGTCCAGGGAGGGACCACTGCTATCCCCGGAGCCTTTGGCTGTGGGAAGACTGTGATCTCTCAGTCCCTGTCCAAGTACTCCAACAGTGACGTCATCGTCTATGTGGGCTGTGGAGAGCGAGGGAATGAGATGTCTGAAGTACTGCGAGATTTCCCTGAG CTTACTATGGAAGTGGATGGAAAGGTTGAGAGTATAATGAAAAGAACAGCCTTAGTGGCCAACACCTCCAACATGCCTGTGGCTGCCAGGGAGGCCTCCATATACACAG GGATCACCCTGTCCGAGTACTTCAGAGACATGGGCTACCATGTGAGCATGATGGCTGACTCCACCTCACGATGGGCTGAGGCCCTCCGAGAGATCTCAGGGCGATTGGCTGAGATGCCCGCTG ATAGTGGATATCCTGCCTATCTGGGGGCCAGACTGGCCTCTTTCTACGAGCGTGCCGGTAGAGTCAAGTGCCTGGGAAACCCAGAAAGAGAGGGCAGCGTCAGCATTGTGGGAGC TGTGTCGCCCCCTGGTGGAGACTTCTCAGACCCTGTCACCTCAGCCACGTTGGGTATCGTCCAG GTGTTTTGGGGTCTGGACAAGAAGCTGGCCCAGCGGAAACACTTCCCCTCAGTCAACTGGCTGATCAGCTACAGCAAGTACACCCGCGCTCTGGACGAGTACTACGACAAGCACTTCCCTGAGTTTGTGCCACTGCGCACCAAGGCCAAGGAGatcctgcaggaggaggaggacctggCTGAGATAGTCCAGTTGGTCGGCAAG GCATCTCTGGCAGAGACTGACAAAATTACATTGGAAGTTGCTAAACTCATCAAAGATGACTTCCTACAACAGAATGGTTATACTCCATATGACAG GTTCTGCCCCTTCTACAAGACCGTGGGCATCCTGTCCAACATGATCGCCTTCTACGACATGGCCCGGCACGCGGTCGAAACTACATCCCAGAGTGACAACAAAATCACCTGGTCCATTATCCGCGAGAACATGGGAGAGGTCCTATACAAGATCAGCTCCATGAAATTCAAG GACCCAGTGAAAGACGGGGAGGCTAAGATCAAGGCGGACTATGCCCAGCTTCTGGAGGACATGCAGAACTCATTTCGCAGCCTGGAAGACTGA
- the LOC134013923 gene encoding palmitoyltransferase ZDHHC23-A-like isoform X1, with protein MKKEKFNPPEPDDPMCCCECDVDPCGCCCDSEDLDEACNRCLKAKLQNTPPVLDRLRLPLLSDDRQVEISMVPALMLLPVLLHVAALHFLLGIIILTAMPGLVLWYYYATHKKKRRTLFFLTLALYSLAYMYYLFLTEIVPRGDVSHLQLGTVTVGVVLTLVSLIRTKRGPGFVKPSFDDADSLNTTHGQELNRGSDHHVNGAGQCEVSDTSVGAVRLPAEAVPGERGRCPVCKVTRPPRAGHCRICGACVLRLDHHCVWINSCVGQANHRSFLMTLLVFLLTCLYGISLVLRSVCPRQYLLTALLYCPGVYNHYSSALCFTCAWYSSIVTGGLLHLLVLQLVNVSYNVTEREAQIALRNRTSQSRLCGLVVDTGVYSRGFLRNWTEFLTMGEPAILSSKHTNLV; from the exons ATGAAAAAGGAGAAGTTTAACCCCCCAGAACCGGACGATCCGATGTGCTGCTGTGAGTGTGACGTCGACCCATGCGGATGCTGCTGTGACAGTGAGGATCTGGATGAAGCCTGCAACAG ATGTCTAAAGGCCAAGCTCCAAAACACACCACCTGTGCTGGATCGCCTGAGGCTGCCCCTGCTGTCAGATGACCGGCAGGTTGAGATCTCCATGGTTCCTGCTCTGATGCTGCTGCCTGTCCTTCTGCACGTGGCAGCCTTGCATTTCTTGCTGGGCATCATCATCCTGACTGCCATGCCCGGCCTGGTGCTGTGGTACTATTACGCAACGCACAAGAAGAAGAGACGCACCCTGTTCTTCCTCACCCTGGCACTCTACTCCCTGGCGTACATGTACTACCTCTTCCTCACAGAAATAGTACCGCGTGGGGATGTTAGTCACTTGCAGCTGGGAACTGTGACCGTCGGGGTAGTTCTCACCCTGGTCTCCCTTATCCGTACCAAGAGAGGGCCTGGATTCGTGAAGCCTTCATTCGATGATGCCGACAGTCTGAACACCACTCACGGCCAAGAGCTCAATAGAGGCTCTGACCACCACGTCAATGGAGCCGGCCAGTGTGAGGTGTCTGACACCAGTGTTGGAGCTGTGAGGCTGCCGGCTGAGGCTGTcccgggggagagaggcagatgtCCGGTGTGCAAAGTGACTCGCCCCCCGAGGGCGGGACATTGTCGCATCTGTGGCGCCTGTGTTCTCCGCCTGGACCATCACTGTGTCTG gataaacagctgtgtaggcCAGGCCAACCATCGCAGTTTCCTGATGACCCTCCTGGTCTTCCTACTAACCTGTCTATATGGGATCAGTCTGGTGCTCCGTAGCGTGTGTCCACGCCAGTACCTTCTCACTGCCCTGCTCTACTGCCCAGGTGTCTACAATCACTACAG CTCTGCCCTTTGCTTCACCTGTGCCTGGTACAGCAGCATCGTCACGGGAGGACTGCTACACCTACTCGTGCTGCAGCTGGTAAACGTCAGCTACAACGTGACAGAGCGGGAGGCACAGATTGCTTTGAGGAACAGAACAAGCCAAAGCCGCCTGTGTGGCCTGGTGGTGGACACAGGTGTTTACTCACGCGGCTTCTTGCGTAACTGGACAGAGTTCCTGACCATGGGAGAGCCTGCAATACTctcctccaaacacacaaatCTGGTTTAG
- the LOC134013923 gene encoding palmitoyltransferase ZDHHC23-A-like isoform X6 translates to MKKEKFNPPEPDDPMCCCECDVDPCGCCCDSEDLDEACNRCLKAKLQNTPPVLDRLRLPLLSDDRQVEISMVPALMLLPVLLHVAALHFLLGIIILTAMPGLVLWYYYATHKKKRRTLFFLTLALYSLAYMYYLFLTEIVPRGDVSHLQLGTVTVGVVLTLVSLIRTKRGPGFVKPSFDDADSLNTTHGQELNRGSDHHVNGAGQCEVSDTSVGAVRLPAEAVPGERGRCPVCKVTRPPRAGHCRICGACVLRLDHHCVCIVTGGLLHLLVLQLVNVSYNVTEREAQIALRNRTSQSRLCGLVVDTGVYSRGFLRNWTEFLTMGEPAILSSKHTNLV, encoded by the exons ATGAAAAAGGAGAAGTTTAACCCCCCAGAACCGGACGATCCGATGTGCTGCTGTGAGTGTGACGTCGACCCATGCGGATGCTGCTGTGACAGTGAGGATCTGGATGAAGCCTGCAACAG ATGTCTAAAGGCCAAGCTCCAAAACACACCACCTGTGCTGGATCGCCTGAGGCTGCCCCTGCTGTCAGATGACCGGCAGGTTGAGATCTCCATGGTTCCTGCTCTGATGCTGCTGCCTGTCCTTCTGCACGTGGCAGCCTTGCATTTCTTGCTGGGCATCATCATCCTGACTGCCATGCCCGGCCTGGTGCTGTGGTACTATTACGCAACGCACAAGAAGAAGAGACGCACCCTGTTCTTCCTCACCCTGGCACTCTACTCCCTGGCGTACATGTACTACCTCTTCCTCACAGAAATAGTACCGCGTGGGGATGTTAGTCACTTGCAGCTGGGAACTGTGACCGTCGGGGTAGTTCTCACCCTGGTCTCCCTTATCCGTACCAAGAGAGGGCCTGGATTCGTGAAGCCTTCATTCGATGATGCCGACAGTCTGAACACCACTCACGGCCAAGAGCTCAATAGAGGCTCTGACCACCACGTCAATGGAGCCGGCCAGTGTGAGGTGTCTGACACCAGTGTTGGAGCTGTGAGGCTGCCGGCTGAGGCTGTcccgggggagagaggcagatgtCCGGTGTGCAAAGTGACTCGCCCCCCGAGGGCGGGACATTGTCGCATCTGTGGCGCCTGTGTTCTCCGCCTGGACCATCACTGTGTCTG CATCGTCACGGGAGGACTGCTACACCTACTCGTGCTGCAGCTGGTAAACGTCAGCTACAACGTGACAGAGCGGGAGGCACAGATTGCTTTGAGGAACAGAACAAGCCAAAGCCGCCTGTGTGGCCTGGTGGTGGACACAGGTGTTTACTCACGCGGCTTCTTGCGTAACTGGACAGAGTTCCTGACCATGGGAGAGCCTGCAATACTctcctccaaacacacaaatCTGGTTTAG